A window of Chaetodon auriga isolate fChaAug3 chromosome 2, fChaAug3.hap1, whole genome shotgun sequence contains these coding sequences:
- the rps23 gene encoding small ribosomal subunit protein uS12: MGKCRGLRTARKLRNHRREQKWHDKQYKKAHLGTALKANPFGGASHAKGIVLEKVGVEAKQPNSAIRKCVRVQLIKNGKKITAFVPNDGCLNFIEENDEVLVAGFGRKGHAVGDIPGVRFKVVKVANVSLLALYKGKKERPRS, from the exons ATGG GAAAGTGTCGTGGTCTGCGCACAGCCAGGAAGCTCCGTAACCACCGCCGTGAGCAGAAATGGCACGATAAACAGTACAAGAAGGCCCATCTGGGCACTGCCCTGAAGGCTAACCCCTTCGGAGGAGCCTCCCACGCCAAGGGCATCGTCCTTGAGAAAGT TGGTGTTGAGGCTAAGCAGCCCAACTCTGCCATCAGGAAGTGTGTGAGAGTTCAGCTCATCAAGAACGGCAAGAAGATCACCGCCTTCGTCCCCAACGACGGTTGCCTCAACTTCATCGAG GAGAACGATGAGGTTCTGGTGGCAGGATTCGGACGTAAAGGTCACGCCGTGGGTGACATTCCTGGAGTTCGATTCAAGGTGGTCAAGGTGGCCAACGTGTCCCTGCTGGCTCTCTACAAAGGCAAGAAGGAGAGACCCAGGTCATAA
- the asb14a gene encoding dynein axonemal heavy chain 12 has protein sequence MEFERVGTENDDDEDDAAFQYMIEQSLLESNKQKETHRDPTARGCRSSGRESADSSTIFTVIRQGNEKLLKDLCDRQRDKFSETDSRGWTPLHEAAVQSNQTVLELTFRGSGPASVDCRTPQGQTPLFLAVERGLLENASFLLQHGAQPDSQDQDQDSPLLVAIRSDRTDLVKLLLLQGSRVNQQGCHGRRPLHEASRLGKAALVTLLLGAGAHTDPRSHYGLTPLALAAQGGHLEVVETLLRKGADVLSQAQDEASVLYEASSSGDPSVISLLLEYGADANVAKHTGHMPIHRVAHRGHLEALKMLIPVTSVGEVNDSGMSPLHSAAAGGHTHCLKALLDAGYDPNYMLHPWVRRNYDDERKSALFFAVSNNDVPSAKLLLENGAMANQDPIKCLQVALRLGNYELINLLLRFGANVNYYCRVNTTHFPSALQYALKDEVVLRMLCNYGYDVGRCFDCPYGNNPHIPEGYEGWSNTVIKDTLFCEVITVSWLKPLSGKVVRILLDYVDHVTLCSKLKAALMEQQQWPDICRLQESARCLQHLCRLRIRHCLGRLRLRSPIFMSFLPLPGRLRDYILYREYNLYLQSSTPR, from the exons ATGGAGTTTGAGCGAGTCGGGACGGAGAACGACGATGACGAGGACGATGCAGCTTTCCAGTACATGATTGAACAGAGTCTGCTGGAGAGCAACAAACAGAAGGAAACCCACCGAGACCCCACAGCGCGAGGCTGCAGGAG CTCTGGCcgtgagtctgcagacagcagcaccaTCTTCACTGTTATAAGACAAG GTAACGAGAAGCTCCTGAAGGATCTGTGTGATCGACAGAGAGACAAGttttcagagacagacagccgAGGCTGGACTCCTCTCCACGAAGCAGCAGTTCAGAGCAACCAAACTGTCCTGGAGCTCACATTCAGAG gttcaggtccagcCTCTGTGGACTGTCGTACTCCTCAAGGGCAGACTCCTCTCTTCCTGGCAGTAGAACGAGGTCTGTTGGAAAATGCCTCCTTCCTTCTCCAACATGGAGCTCAGCCGGACagccaggaccaggaccaggactcACCGCTGCTTGTAG CGATCCGTTCAGACCGCACTGACctggtgaagctgctgctgctgcagggctcCAGGGTGAACCAGCAGGGCTGCCACGGCCGCCGCCCCCTCCACGAGGCCTCGCGGCTGGGCAAGGCGGCGCTGGTGACCCTGCTGCTGGGGGCCGGAGCGCACACAGACCCTCGCAGCCACTACGGCCTCACGCCGCTGGCGCTGGCTGCTCAGGGGGGACacctggaggtggtggagactCTACTGAGGAAAG GGGCGGACGTCCTGTCCCAGGCGCAGGATGAGGCATCCGTCTTGTACGAGGCGTCCTCGTCTGGTGATCCATCTGTCATCAGTCTGTTGCTGGAGTACGGCGCCGATGCCAACGTCGccaaacacacaggacacatgCCGATCCACCGCGTGGCACACAGAGGACACCTGGA AGCTCTGAAGATGCTGATTCCAGTCACGTCTGTTGGAGAAGTAAACGACAGCGGGATGAGTCCTCtacactctgctgctgcaggaggacacacacactgcctcaag GCCTTGCTGGATGCAGGTTATGACCCCAACTACATGCTCCATCCCTGGGTTCGGCGTAACTATGACGATGAGAGGAAGTCGGCGCTCTTCTTTGCTGTCTCCAATAACGACGTACCATCagccaaactgctgctggagaacGGGGCCATGGCCAACCAGGACCCAATCAAATGTCTgcag GTTGCTCTGCGTTTGGGCAACTATGAGTTGatcaacctgctgctgaggtTTGGAGCCAACGTCAACTATTACTGCAgagtaaacacaacacacttcCCCTCAGCCCTGCAGTACGCTCTCAAGGACGAG gtggTCCTCAGGATGCTGTGTAACTATGGTTACGATGTGGGGCGCTGCTTTGACTGTCCCTATGGCAACAACCCCCACATCCCTGAAGGCTACGAGGGGTGGAGCAACACTGTGATCAAAGACACCTTG TTCTGCGAGGTGATCACTGTCTCCTGGCTGAAGCCCCTCTCAGGTAAGGTGGTTCGCATCCTGTTGGACTACGTGGATCATGTGACCTTGTGCTCCAAGCTGAAGGCGGCActgatggagcagcagcagtggcccGACATCTGCAGGCTGCAAG aGAGCGCTCGCtgtctgcagcatctctgtcGCCTGCGGATCCGCCACTGTCTCGGTCGCCTTCGTCTCCGGTCGCCTATCTTCATGAGCTTCCTGCCACTGCCGGGGCGACTGAGGGACTACATCCTGTACCGGGAGTACAACCTGTACCTGCAGAGCAGCACGCCGCGGTGA
- the ip6k1 gene encoding inositol hexakisphosphate kinase 1: MCLPHTNNMDSKLQGTGPGGGASLRPRAGGVPLEPFIHQVGGHTSMMRYDDHTVCKPLISREQRFYESLPPEMKEFTPEYKGVVLVCFEGDSDGYINLVAYPYVESNMEGGTAEHEERDPPEREQPRRKHSRRSLHRSSSSSDHKEERPDRREPHDTDTSDNLAELKSPRLDPKIHSDVPFQMLDWNSGLSSEKISYNPWSLRCHKQQLSRMRSESKDRKLFKFLLLENVVHHFSYPCILDLKMGTRQHGDDASEEKAARQMKKCEQSTSGTLGVRVCGMQVYQLNTGHYLCRNKYYGRGLSIDGFRQALYQYMHNGKGLRQDLFEPILNKLRSLKAVLERQASYRFYSSSLLIIYEGQEPEGPSVLSSGQHAASQQKTPVAPAEAHCGPGPHAPMAPGAPCETDLSQNPDPGSLSSQGPGLMAPPTPSPHPPSQPPPTKSDCHSFLPPPLSSPHPHPDSSSPAPNLISFPPAPAPPPKQPPLVDVRMIDFAHSTFKGFRGDTAVHDGPDRGYVFGLESLVQILESLRDDNLP, encoded by the exons ATGTGCCTCCCTCACACCAACAACATGGACAGCAAGCTACAGGGGACGGGGCCAGGGGGAGGGGCTTCACTTCGACCACGGGCAGGAGGCGTTCCACTGGAGCCCTTCATACACCAG gtggGGGGTCACACCAGTATGATGCGCTACGATGATCACACGGTGTGTAAGCCTCTGATCAGCAGGGAGCAGCGCTTCTACGAGTCTCTGCCTCCAGAAATGAAGGAGTTCACCCCAGAATATAAAG gTGTGGTGCTGGTTTGTTTCGAAGGCGACTCTGACGGCTACATCAACCTGGTGGCCTACCCATACGTGGAAAGCAACATGGAGGGTGGGACCGCAGAGCATGAGGAGCGTGACCCCCCGGAGAGGGAGCAGCCGCGGAGGAAACACTCCCGGCGTAGCCTGcatcgctcctcctcctcctctgaccacAAGGAGGAGCGGCCTGACAGGAGGGAGCCACACGACACCGACACCTCTGATAA tctTGCAGAGCTGAAGAGTCCCAGGCTCGACCCAAAGATCCACTCAGACGTTCCCTTCCAGATGTTGGACTGGAACAGTGGTTTGAGTTCAGAGAAGATCAGTTACAACCCCTGGAGCCTCCGCTGCcacaagcagcagctcagccGCATGAGGTCTGAATCCAAGGATCGCAAACTCTTCA AGTTTCTGTTGTTGGAGAACGTGGTTCACCACTTCTCTTACCCCTGCATCCTGGACCTGAAGATGGGCACCAGGCAGCATGGAGACGACGCCTCCGAGGAGAAGGCAGCCAGGCAGATGAAGAAATGCGAACAGAGCACTTCAGGGACGCTGGGAGTCAGAGTGTGTGGCATGCAG GTGTACCAGCTGAACACCGGTCACTACCTCTGCAGGAACAAGTACTACGGCCGCGGCCTGTCGATCGACGGCTTCCGCCAGGCCCTCTACCAGTACATGCACAACGGAAAGGGTCTGAGGCAGGACCTCTTTGAACCAATCCTGAATAAGCTTCGCAGCCTGAAGGCGGTGCTGGAGAGACAGGCGTCCTATCGCTTCTACTCCTCTTCACTGCTCATCATCTATGAGGGACAG GAACCTGAGGGCCCTTCAGTCCTCAGCTCTGGACAGCATGCAGCCTCCCAACAGAAGACTCCTGTGGCCCCCGCGGAGGCCCACTGTGGCCCCGGGCCCCACGCACCCATGGCCCCTGGCGCTCCCTGTGAAACGGACCTGAGCCAGAACCCAGACCCAGGGTCACTGTCCTCTCAGGGACCTGGACTGATGGCTCCgcccaccccctcccctcatcctccctcACAGCCCCCGCCCACCAAGTCAGACTGCCACTCCTTTCTCCCGCCCCCTCTCTCCTCGCCTCACCCCCATCCGGactcctcctcccctgctccCAACTTAATCTCCTTCCCCCCTGCTCCCGCCCCCCCGCCCAAGCAGCCCCCCCTGGTGGACGTACGTATGATCGACTTCGCCCACTCCACCTTCAAGGGGTTCCGTGGTGACACGGCGGTGCACGACGGGCCAGACCGAGGCTATGTGTTTGGACTGGAGAGCCTGGTCCAGATCCTGGAGAGCCTGCGGGATGACAACCTGCCGTAG